The window TTAGACATGAGAGCCTGCCCACTATGTGAATATCAATAGATCCTCCTATAGTCTGCTGAGTGTGTACACTTGGCTTATCCATTTGCATGAATTCAtttctcctctttccctctcttgaaGTGCCTGCTCACTGTCTCTGTGGGAGGCTTTGCTTCCCAGCCTGTTAAGATGGCTGTCCTGCAGCTTCAATCATTTATCGGAAGTAAAATCTCCTTTCTAAATTTGTAAATTGTGTGACTCTTCCGTTGAAAGTGCAAGCTGGTGGGAACAGTTACATGGTAATTCAGTAAATTTCTGGTGGACAGGTGTGGACAGGGATAGGGTAAGAACTCCTGGGGGCTGCACAACCCACACTTTGATGGAATTTCCCTCCAGAAACTTCTGGGTTCTCAGGATGATCCAAACATTCCCTCATGGCTCTGTCATCAGGAGAGCTATTCTCTGATAAATATGCTCAGAACTTCCTCCAGACAGATcctataaagaaaaaatgctttTCAAGACCTCTGTTCTATGTGAGGGGAAGGTATTCTTTTCCATCCCAGGCAGTTTCATCTTAGTCTTCCTGTGTCATAAAAAGGGGCACAATTAATAAAACAACTGAGGGTCAAGTTCAAGACAATAATATGTGGGTGCTGCAGCCAGGCGGGGGGAGTAGAAGATGGAGGAGAATCAGCTGTACCACTAGAGACTCCTTGTAAAGGGCACAGTCTAGAGAAAAAACATCAAGAAAACATTGAAATTCAATTTCCAGTACATATACTGCTCCCCTGCCCATGACATTACCTCTTCACCAGTGTGATCAATCTGGATTAAAGAGAAAAGTGTGGCGATGCACAGACTCTGTCCAAGGACCAGAACTTAGGAAAAccaaaggcagagggagaggaaaagtTAAGGACAGTGAAGCGGTTTAAAGCTTCTGAGACCAACAGCTTCAGGACCAAGGCCATGGCCCCTCTGTCAATGGCCTTAGATTTACCTCTCATGGGGCATCCACAGGGTTCCCAGGTGAGAATGGGCAAAAACAAGGTGAAGACACTTTCCAAATCTCCAGGAGTACTGAGCTTGCTTTAGCTCTgtttgaaaacacaaaacaacaacaacaaacaacaacaaccgcAAATATAACCAGGATTAAGGTCAGTGTTGGAagcacttttattaatttttttaatttttttatttcttagatggagtctcgctctgtctcccaggctggagtgcagtggtgcggtcttggctctgcaatctccacctcctgtgttcaagcaattctcctccctagcctcccaagtagctgggattacaggtgcatgccacggtgcccagttaatttttgtattttttagtagagacggtgttttgccatgttggtcaggctggtgtcaaactcctgacctcaggtgacctgcccaagtTGGCCTCCCAgactcctgggattacaagttaaTTGAGTTAATAAAGCTGTTCTGAACTATGAAAAACATTAGTTTGCTCCCAGATTTGCTTGATTTCAATTTGATTATTATATTCAGCTGTTGCCCTAATATGTTTGAGCATGTTACTATTTAAATGACCCTGGCTGTTTGAtttgttatatataaatgtaagctAAAAGAACTTAAAGGACAGGTTTGTACTATTATTAGGATGAGATATTCTGGGTGCCCCTCATTTGCTCCATGAACCTCCacatttttaatttagaattcACATAAATTCCTTGTGAGTTGGGTCAGTCATTGAGAGACCTAATCTCTAACACCTTTACCCAGAACCTTCTCCAGATAGACCACCCACGGGAAgaacatttataataatttatctaCATGGTGGAAGGTACTTCACTGCCATTGTAGAACCCTCTTCCCAGCCTTCCTTTATTAGGCAAATGATTGCCAGTATGGCAATATTGAACAAAAGGATGTGCCAGTAGGGTAAGATTGAGCAAAAATAGTCCTGAGATGCTGCAGACAGGGAAGGACGTAATAGACAAATATCAGCTTTATTAGAGGAGACTCCTTGTAAAGGTCACAGCCAAGAAACAGAAGATAACAAAATCACTGAGATGAAATTCTAAGAAACTTGGTCCAGTTCAGTCAAGCCATCAACAGCCAGGTGGCTTCAGTGGCCACTATGCATATTACCCCATGCCTAAAGGTTCTGGCACAAGAGCTTCTCTATAAGTTGCACATTGCCATAGTGGAAGACGGCATGGGAGATTTGGTGGCAAACACTTGTGGTGCAATAATAGCTGTTTTTCCTATATCATGACAATATGTGGCACACTTCTAGATTCATTTCATgccaaagaagttcctcagaaggGCAAGGAAATGGAGAATCTTACATGGTCCAATGCAGTCCCCAAGAAGTGATTTGGAATGGTCAGTTACACCGGTTAATACAATGCTGTCTCTGACCTTCTCAGGATCGAAGATAATCATGAGTATCAAGGTGGAGATGGGTCTAGGTGAGAGAAAAGGAAGTAGTGGTTCTTGAGAAGAATGGTATGGCCAAGATAAGCCTGAACTATCTCTCCTCTTCCAGTTCCTGCAACTTCTTATTGCCTGATTGAGGTCATTACCCTATGGTGGTAATGACATCAGCAATGCAATAAATTCTCTCGTGGCTTTATATCTGGTTTATAACATGGGAAATGTTTCCTCAAGAGTGGTGATGCCAGTATGGCTTCTGCTCTCTGGTGGTGTTGGAACCTGCATTAGTCTGTGGGTTTGGAGGAGAGTGATTCAGGCCTCGGGGAAGAATCTGACACTGTAACACCCTCTGGTGCCTTCGGTACTGGACTGGCTCCTGCCCTCACTATGGTGATTGCATCAAATATTGGCCTCCCCATCAGTACAACATGTTGTAACATGGACTCCTTTGTACCTGGCTTTAATCCAAGAAAGTTGTTGACTTGACTCTTTTGTGATATTGTATAGCCTGGTTTGTCACAATCTTTATTTCTGGAATTATCAGTGCTGCCATCTTGGCTGTCTTCAAGTATGTCATCCTCACAGTGTGAAGCTGTTTGACATTAACATTTTTGTCAATGTTTGGGACTACCTTAAATATTCCGGCCCTCTCAAAGAATGATTACAGTGTTAGGGAAGGCTGACACGAGTCTACTTAAATTTGGGAGCCAGAGAAGGAAAGTGTTATTGTGCTACAGTTGTTTTGTGATAAATATGGTTAGGTTCAAAACGAGCTATGTAATGTAGCCAGGTTTCCACTGAGTTCCACTTTGCTTCTTGGCTGTCTATTCCTATGCATGTTTCTATACATTTTGTATCAGGCTTCAATTCcattatgtttaaaatgttgtCTCTAAAGATAAccaaagtttttttaaaacaaccaaaCATGCAGTCATTTGACAGAGTGTGCTCTGCATTGTTAGTCTCACCATCTTCTGCCCTAACAAGCACCGAATCTGACAACACAAATATCACTGAAGCTTTCCTTGGAGTAGCTCCTGTAATTAGAATCATTGGTACTCTGCCCTCCTGTCAGTGGTGGAACGTTCTATTGGCATATGTGGAAGCCTCTTAGAGGGACGAGTTTCTTTgaacacaataaaattttaagttaggAATAACTTATTTGAAAGCAATTCATTGAAGGTTAGTGCTAAGAAGTTAGAAGCAAAGTCTTTTGGCAGTCATTTCTTCAAGATGTATGGCAGTGTGGGAGGGATATATAAAGTGAAATAGGAACTTGGGCTAGTTAAATGGAATAGCCTCCAATGTTAATCTGTTTACCTCTTAACTGAATGAAAAAGCCTATagttgtaagaaaagaaaaaaaatacaatcctCACACATTACCTTCTCATCAGCATAATTAATCTATATTGAAGATGAGTGTGGCAATGCAGAGACTCTATATAGGGAGGAGAACATAGGGAAATGCAAAGACAATGGGAGAAAAAAGTCAAGGACAGTAGAGCAACTGGAAGCTTCTGACACCAACAGCTTGATGAACGGAGTCACTCAACCCTTGGTGGACACAGAGTCACTTCTCTTAGGGAAACTGCAGTATTCTCAGGTGACAATATGCAAACATGATGAATGTACACTTGCTACGTCTCCAATTCTGTACTGTTTTCCTTACTTCTGTTTGGAGAAGGAAGTCATATACTCAGGTCTAGTATCCATGTAGGGGGTGCTCCCCATTTGCAAGATACTAGAAAAAATGGCAAGTTAGAGGCCCACTGTTGTAAAAATCACctagttctgtgtgtgtgtgtgtgtgtgtgtgtgtgtgtgtgtgtgtgtgtgtgtgttattgaaAAAGAAGACATGGAGTGGGCATTCATCCACAAGTATATATACCTACAGGTATTCTTAGATGTAATATTCAATTGCAGGAGACCAAACAAGATAAAGCATCCCCCAAAACCCTTCAAAATTTTTGTGCTCACAATGTGTCCACTGATTAAATGCATCCTGAGCTCCAGGGAAGGGCTCCCTGATGGTTTCTTAGAGTTCACTGGGTCCCCTAAGGTCAATGTTTTCAAAAGATGGTGTCAGTAACATATGGTGTCACTGAAGGAGCATTTTAAACTAGGGCATGACCTCTTCCTATAGCCCTAGAAACACTGAGAGATAAATCCTCTCTGAGCCCAGATGGAAACCTACATGCAGGGCAGAGGCAGTGCTGCAGGGGGCACCCAGGACCCACCCAGAGCAGGCTCCAGCCCCAGAGCTGGTGCACATGAGGCTGCAGAGGGGATTTCTCTGAGAACTGAGTGTTGTTTTattgaaaaccaaaaaattataacatgttaaaattagaattttgcaAAGACTATTTCTATTATCTCtatacatttagaaataaataaatcaacaattCAGTGAGAACCacatttaaaaggcaaaattattaCTGGTTTGAGATATTTTCCTAGTAAAAAGATGAAGAACAGGGATGATTTTATTAAATCAAAAGGTACACATTTCAGAAGACACATAGATCCCAAGAGGAAGACTGCAGACAGCAAAACCTAGAAAGGGTGGAGGCTATCCATGTGCTACGTCCTGTGTGAGTCACCTTCTTAGTGGAGAAGTTCTCCCTTCACAAAGTTCTGGGCATATAAAGGGAAACACGACATTAAATAAGAATGAGGACTTGTACCTCAGCATCCCACAGTTGTGTGGTTCCTGTGagatctattttctctttctcatgctGGATCAAGTGTAAGGCTATGAAGTAGTAGTTCTCATGAATAtgcaaatcacctgaggtgaaCACTACAGGTATGTCTGTGCCCTGAGAGCATCACCCAATAACCACACACGTCCTCTAGAGAAGCCCCTGAGAGCACAGCTCCTCACCATGGACTGGACTTGGAGGATCCTGTTTTTGGTGGTCATAGCTGCAGGTAGGATAATTCTCAGTCCCCAGGACTAAGGTGACTGGGTCCAGTCAAAGGGGGTTTTATCCACTCCTGTGTCCTCTCCACAGGTGCCCAGTCCCAGGTACAGCTGGTGCAGTCTGGGGCTGAGGTGAAGAAGCCTTGGGCCTCAGTGAAGGTCTCCTGCAAGGCTTCTGGATACACCTTCACCAGCTACTGTATGCACTGGGTGCGCCAGGTCCATGCACAAGGGCTTGAGTGGATGGGATTGGTGTGCCCTAGTGATGGCAGCACAAGCTATGCACAGAAGTTCCAGGGCAGAGTCACCATAAGCAGGGACACATCCATGAGCACAGCCTACATGGAGCTAAGCAGCCTGAGATCTGAGGACATGGCCATGTATTACTGTGTGAGAGACACAATGTGAAAACCCACATCCTGAGAGTGTCAGAAACTGCAGGGAGGAGGCAGCTGTGTTCCTGCAGAGGAGATGACAGGGAAGATGAGGTTTAAAGTTGTTTAGAAAATGGGTC of the Gorilla gorilla gorilla isolate KB3781 chromosome 14, NHGRI_mGorGor1-v2.1_pri, whole genome shotgun sequence genome contains:
- the LOC101133851 gene encoding putative V-set and immunoglobulin domain-containing-like protein IGHV1OR21-1; translated protein: MDWTWRILFLVVIAAGAQSQVQLVQSGAEVKKPWASVKVSCKASGYTFTSYCMHWVRQVHAQGLEWMGLVCPSDGSTSYAQKFQGRVTISRDTSMSTAYMELSSLRSEDMAMYYCVRDTM